The Desulfovibrio sp. genome segment CTTCCTTGATGGCGATGGAGTTCACCTTGTTGCCGTTGTATTCCACCTTGGTGGGACGCACAGCGGCGGTGGGGCAAGCAGACACGGCCAAAGGAATTTCGCACAGCTGGTCAGCCCATTCGTGGTCGACCATCGGGGGCTTGCGGTGGATACCCACAAGGCCGATGTCCGAGCAGTGCACGGCGCCGCACATGTTGATGCAGCAGGCAAGCGCGATGCGCACGGGGGCGGGCAGACGCATGGACTTGAAGTCTTCAAACACGGCGTCCATCACGGCCTTAACCGGGCCAGAGGCGTCGGTCGCGGGGGTGTGGCAGTGCACCCAACCCTGGGTGTGCACCATGTTGCTGATGCCAGCGCCGGTGCCGCCCACGGGGAACTTGAACGAGCCACCGTTAAACTTGCGGCTGTTCAGGTCGTCGCGAAGGGCCTTCATGCCGGCTTCGCTGTCCACCATGAATTCAATGTTGTTACGGGTGGTCCAGCGCAGGTAGCCGCCACAGTGCTTGTCGGCGATGTCACACAGCTCACGGATG includes the following:
- a CDS encoding sulfite reductase, dissimilatory-type beta subunit; protein product: MAFISSGYNPAKPMEGRITDIGPHKYNEYFPPVIKNNFGKWLYHEILEPGVLVHVAESGDKCFTVRVGGTRTMSITHIRELCDIADKHCGGYLRWTTRNNIEFMVDSEAGMKALRDDLNSRKFNGGSFKFPVGGTGAGISNMVHTQGWVHCHTPATDASGPVKAVMDAVFEDFKSMRLPAPVRIALACCINMCGAVHCSDIGLVGIHRKPPMVDHEWADQLCEIPLAVSACPTAAVRPTKVEYNGNKVNSIAIKE